One Saccharomyces eubayanus strain FM1318 chromosome XVI, whole genome shotgun sequence DNA segment encodes these proteins:
- the MMS1 gene encoding Mms1p: MLGLRTHGLDKYEHYVSRPSDFGKLELQDWLNNKTFRVSPNLLHDCNPTREWNEPELFYQSGDCAYTWVEPCKETKLEPSMMMLRYHDSNIGQMPQSCYPITTPVDSEPLLKYIMQERADLSKDFPHKYNALLGSLFDVDKNPETLDDSDIEALDDTEIYDSSEETRIELQTLNELQQKHSSLIVSNNGIFQAGNTLITNIRHGISNSLAIKPNDVATLLLLTQPSGHLLSLLPLNDENETYLLQYWNLGQRGQWDIIKHQNEKQFVLIHKELGICKFFEFHLPFTFQLVNNLTLTDSIIMNGSFFPTVYYDSDPYFIIFVTAIRYGRIVYFVIEWNSNEIKKKEVYQLTVFDGEKTNMALPIGLNACLVETPLKFSLVSANQIMSGETEFHSFGLKALKGIKSFFPAPLLLSKLQKLDPDTFEKFQYCTVISSSTGNICFCVTERSTIINGNLKFFELTRFKGLKSISSLPSNPLNLDSKSPSYKLIVISFSRTLELTLTLRDLRCLDTKDIIKPLNNITFKHTIDSSTEENFQILAFTSSKTYNTHTGSNINDKSNSQVWLTSPNAITQPCIDYKLRKVHQIVHLKQFQIFNHLKIWKCKSLNISLLQRLGIEHQKTESSLIFTTDAVSNNRMCLLDLTITATDANDESAQGLINIEDLLCDSENETIFLDFTEKNLIQVTRNTIYIDSFDADGTLVKVSPGWEFENVAYNDGILIVWNTKLGQVSYIKDVDAIGEFSTPILSLIDSKCVSLFIRQLGTVKNINFKITKSADDPIEHIIWILLHDRIICTYFSSWISDTVVFSKDYNSKIQQALIFGPHFCVVDHESFFQTYSFKNNPLNNDFICTSRINFQGKDVKLRKFGQNQCLAFNSFEIFVINLQPISQSEELDFYKLKLPHLGNFNSIIEVCPDTDNNQLFILYSDGLRIFELSYLTSNNGNFLLKSTRSKNKKFLYLDKINRMLILNQDLREWECVRLSDGKAVSLDSRFLKDDSGEILEIKELPMAIEDNPLEKKIILLITFTSSLKLVLLTAAKNKISNEIIHSYELENSRLLDHLVVTPQGEIFVLDYKVMGTDNEMSFNKLKVVKDHADNEKHENSAHLQIALERRFTFKSWSTVKTFTVVGDNIIAATNLGQKLYLIKDFSLTYNEGTRVYPLEIYPDSKVQKIIPLNECCFVVAAHCGNRNDLDSRIIFYSLPTIKVGLNNETGALPDEYGNGKVDDIFEVDFPEGFQYGVISLYDVLHGKKHVDNSDSVIGPDNDEIEDALAKRNKSLLFWRKHRATPKPTIRSDTTIVYEEHVSSRYFEDISSILGSTAMRTKRLSPYNAIALDKPIQDMSYDLSAQTLYVLMADQTIHKFGKDRLPHQEGYEPGWNSGYLVSKRSLIKPDLICEVGLWNLSNERKNMI, encoded by the coding sequence ATGCTAGGTTTGCGAACTCATGGTCTAGACAAATATGAACATTATGTCAGTCGCCCGTCGGATTTTGGCAAGCTCGAGTTGCAGGACTGGTTGAATAATAAGACGTTCCGAGTTTCGCCAAACTTATTGCACGATTGCAATCCCACACGTGAATGGAACGAACCTGAACTCTTTTACCAGAGTGGAGATTGCGCCTACACTTGGGTTGAGCCTTGTAAAGAGACAAAACTTGAGCCATCAATGATGATGCTCAGATACCATGACTCAAACATTGGACAAATGCCTCAATCTTGCTATCCGATTACTACTCCAGTGGATTCCGAACCACTGCTGAAATACATTATGCAAGAACGTGCCGACCTGTCAAAAGATTTCCCCCACAAGTACAACGCCTTATTAGGTAGCCTCTTTGATGTTGATAAGAACCCGGAAACTCTAGACGACTCTGATATAGAAGCATTAGATGACACAGAAATATACGATAGCAGTGAAGAAACACGAATTGAACTGCAAACACTAAATGAACTCCAACAAAAACACTCCAGTTTGATAGTATCGAACAATGGGATTTTTCAAGCAGGCAATACACTAATAACGAACATACGACATGGCATATCTAATAGTTTAGCTATCAAACCCAATGACGTAGCGACTCTACTCTTGCTTACTCAGCCAAGTGGTCATTTATTGTCTCTTTTACCATTGAACGACGAAAACGAGACGTATCTACTACAATACTGGAATCTAGGACAAAGAGGCCAGTGGGACATAATAAAACATCAGAACGAGAAACAATTTGTTCTTATACATAAAGAACTGGGCatttgcaaatttttcGAATTTCATTTGCCATTCACTTTTCAATTGGTGAACAACTTAACTTTGACAGATTCAATAATCATGAATGGTTCCTTCTTTCCAACTGTTTATTATGATTCTGATCcatatttcatcattttcgtAACAGCTATAAGGTACGGGAgaattgtttattttgtgATAGAATGGAATAGTaatgaaataaagaaaaaggaagttTACCAATTGACCGTATTCGATggtgaaaaaacaaacatgGCTCTCCCCATTGGACTAAATGCTTGTCTCGTTGAGACTCCGCTCAAATTTTCCTTGGTCTCTGCAAACCAAATCATGTCTGGAGAAACTGAATTTCACTCATTCGGGCTGAAAGCTTTGAAAGGAATCAAGTCGTTCTTTCCAGCTCCCTTATTACTATCAAAACTGCAAAAACTAGATCCGGATACgtttgaaaagtttcaatATTGCACCGTGATATCTTCCTCAACAGGAAATATTTGTTTCTGTGTCACTGAACGATCGACAATAATAAACGGcaacttgaaatttttcgaaTTGACGAGATTCAAAGGGTTGAAGTCCATTTCGTCATTACCTTCAAATCCACTGAATCTAGATTCCAAATCTCCCAGCTATAAACTAATAGTGATAAGTTTTAGTAGGACTTTGGAGCTAACATTGACCTTAAGAGATTTGAGATGTTTGGATACAAAAGATATCATCAAACCTCTGAACAATATTACTTTTAAACACACAATCGATAGCTCGACCGAGGAaaactttcaaatattAGCGTTTACATCTTCCAAAACATATAATACTCATACAGGCTCTAACATCAATGATAAAAGTAATTCCCAAGTTTGGTTAACTTCACCAAATGCAATCACTCAGCCCTGTATTGACTATAAACTAAGGAAAGTTCACCAGATTGTGCATTTAAAGCAGTTTCAGATTTTCAACCatttaaaaatttggaaatgtAAGAGTTTAAATATATCTTTGTTGCAAAGGCTTGGAATAGAACATCAAAAGACCGAGAGCTCATTGATTTTTACGACTGATGCCGTTTCAAATAATAGGATGTGTTTATTAGACTTGACCATAACTGCAACTGATGCCAATGATGAATCTGCCCAAGGACTGATAAATATAGAAGACTTGTTATGCGACTCTGAAAACGAAACTATCTTTTTAGATTTTACTGAGAAGAACTTGATTCAGGTTACCAGGAATACAATATACATTGATTCTTTTGATGCTGATGGAACCCTGGTCAAGGTCTCTCCCGGCTGGGAATTTGAAAACGTAGCATACAATGATGGGATCTTAATAGTTTGGAATACCAAACTGGGCCAAGTCTCCTATATTAAAGACGTAGATGCAATTGGTGAATTTAGCACCCCTATACTATCCTTAATCGATAGTAAATGCGTGAGCCTATTCATTAGGCAGCTGGGAACAGTGAAAAACATAAATTTTAAGATTACAAAGTCTGCAGATGATCCGATTGAACATATTATTTGGATTCTTTTGCATGACAGAATCATTTGCACATACTTTTCCAGTTGGATATCCGATACAGTGGTCTTTTCTAAGGACTATAACTCTAAAATTCAGCAGGCGTTAATTTTTGGTCCCCACTTTTGTGTTGTTGATCATGaatcttttttccaaacaTACAGCTTTAAAAATAATCCTTTAAACAACGATTTCATATGTACAAGCCGAATAAATTTTCAAGGCAAAGACGTAAAACTAAGAAAATTTGGCCAGAATCAATGTTTGGCGTTTAATTcgtttgaaatttttgttattaatCTACAACCAATATCGCAAAGTGAAGAATTGGACTTTTACAAATTAAAATTACCGCATTTAGGAAATTTCAACTCTATAATAGAAGTTTGTCCAGACACAGACAATAACCAGTTGTTCATATTGTACTCTGATGGTCTGAGAATCTTTGAGTTGTCATATCTAACCTCaaataatggaaatttCTTATTGAAATCTACaagaagtaaaaataagaaatttttGTATCTAGACAAAATCAACCGAATGCTAATACTTAACCAAGACTTAAGAGAATGGGAATGTGTAAGACTGTCTGATGGTAAAGCGGTGAGTCTGGATTCCCGATTTCTCAAAGACGATTCCGGAGAAATCcttgaaataaaagaattACCAATGGCTATCGAAGATAATCccttagaaaaaaaaataatactaTTAATTACTTTTACCAGCTCACTTAAACTAGTTTTATTAACTGCAGCCAAAAACAAGATTTCTAATGAAATAATACATTCCTATGAACTTGAAAATTCCAGGCTACTGGATCATTTGGTTGTTACACCGCAAggtgaaatttttgttttggatTACAAAGTTATGGGCACTGATAATGAAATGTCCTTTAATAAGTTAAAGGTTGTAAAGGACCATGCTGACAATGAAAAACACGAGAATAGCGCACATTTACAAATCGCCTTGGAAAGAAGATTTACGTTCAAGAGCTGGAGCACGGTGAAGACGTTTACAGTTGTAGGCGATAATATCATTGCTGCTACAAATTTGGGTCAGAAGCTTTATCTTATCAAAGATTTCTCCTTGACCTATAATGAAGGAACGAGAGTATACCCTTTAGAGATTTACCCAGATTCTAAAGTTCAAAAGATAATACCGTTGAATGAATGCTGTTTTGTTGTTGCCGCTCATTGCGGCAATAGAAACGATTTGGACTCCCGAATAATATTCTATTCCTTACCTACAATAAAAGTTGGGCTCAATAATGAAACAGGCGCTCTACCAGATGAATACGGTAACGGGAAAGTCGATGACATATTTGAAGTTGACTTCCCCGAGGGGTTCCAATATGGCGTAATAAGCTTATATGACGTTTTGCATGGAAAGAAGCATGTAGATAATTCCGATAGTGTCATAGGGCCAGATAACGATGAAATAGAGGACGCTCTTGCAAAGCGTAACAAATCTCTGCTGTTTTGGCGTAAACATCGCGCAACACCAAAGCCTACAATACGAAGCGATACTACCATTGTATATGAGGAACATGTATCATCCCGCTATTTTGAAGATATAAGTTCTATATTAGGAAGTACCGCAATGAGAACCAAAAGATTATCGCCTTACAACGCGATAGCCCTAGATAAGCCCATTCAGGATATGAGTTACGACCTATCGGCTCAGACTTTATACGTGCTGATGGCGGACCAAACTATACACAAGTTCGGCAAGGATAGACTGCCCCATCAAGAGGGGTATGAGCCCGGGTGGAACTCGGGTTATTTGGTCTCAAAAAGGTCGTTAATCAAGCCCGACCTCATCTGTGAAGTCGGGTTATGGAATCTAAGCAACGAGAGAAAGAACATGATATAA
- the RHO1 gene encoding Rho family GTPase RHO1, with translation MSQQVGNSIRRKLVIVGDGACGKTCLLIVFSKGQFPEVYVPTVFENYVADVEVDGRRVELALWDTAGQEDYDRLRPLSYPDSNVVLICFSIDLPDSLENVQEKWIAEVLHFCQGVPIILVGCKVDLRNDPQTIEQLRQEGQQPVTSQEGQSVADQIGATGYYECSAKTGYGVREVFEAATRASLMGKSKTNGKAKKNTTEKKKKKCVLL, from the coding sequence ATGTCACAACAAGTCGGTAACAGTATCAGAAGAAAGCTGGTAATTGTTGGTGATGGTGCCTGTGGTAAGACATGTTTATTGATTGTCTTTTCCAAGGGCCAATTTCCAGAAGTTTACGTACCAACAGTCTTCGAGAATTACGTAGCAGATGTCGAAGTCGACGGGCGTCGTGTAGAGCTGGCACTATGGGATACCGCTGGTCAAGAAGATTACGATAGACTAAGACCATTATCATACCCAGATTCCAATGTCGTATTAATTTGTTTCTCTATCGATCTACCAGACTCCTTGGAGAATgtacaagaaaaatggaTTGCTGAAGTATTACATTTCTGTCAAGGTGTGCCAATCATTCTTGTCGGTTGTAAAGTCGATTTGAGAAATGACCCACAAACCATTGAACAATTAAGACAAGAGGGTCAACAACCAGTTACATCGCAAGAAGGCCAATCTGTAGCAGACCAAATTGGTGCTACCGGATACTATGAATGTTCCGCTAAGACTGGCTACGGTGTGAGAGAAGTGTTTGAAGCCGCCACTAGAGCTTCATTGATGGGTAAATCTAAAACAAATGGTAAAGctaagaaaaatactaccgaaaagaagaagaagaagtgtGTCTTATTATaa
- the MRP2 gene encoding mitochondrial 37S ribosomal protein uS14m — translation MGNFRFPIKTKLPPGFINARVLRDNFKRQQFKENEILIKSLKFIARNLNLPTKLRLEAQLKLNTLPNYMRSTQIKNRCVDSGHARFVLSDFRLCRYQFRENALSGSLPGVKKGIW, via the coding sequence ATGGGTAATTTCAGATTTCCCATAAAGACCAAACTACCACCCGGGTTCATTAATGCCCGTGTACTAAGGGACAACTTCAAAAGACAacaattcaaagaaaatgagatCCTGATTAAATCCTTGAAGTTCATTGCCAGAAACTTAAATTTACCAACAAAATTGAGACTAGAAGCTCAGTTGAAGCTAAACACGCTGCCCAACTACATGAGATCTACACAGATTAAAAATAGATGCGTCGACTCGGGTCATGCAAGGTTTGTGCTGAGTGATTTTAGATTATGCAGATACCAGTTTAGAGAAAATGCTTTGAGCGGTTCTTTGCCTGGCGTTAAAAAGGGTATCTGgtaa
- the MET16 gene encoding phosphoadenylyl-sulfate reductase (thioredoxin), protein MKSYHLNNDIIVTQEQLDHWNEQLAKLETAQEIIEWSLVAFPHLFQTTAFGLTGLVTIDMLSKLSGKYYMPELLFIDTLHHFPQTLTLKDTIEQKYYQPQKQTIHVYKPDGCDSEAEFASKYGDFLWEKDDDKYDYLAKVEPAHRAYKELRVSAVFTGRRKSQGSARSQLSLIEIDELNGILKINPLINWTFEQVKQYIDANNVPYNELLDLGYRSVGDYHSTQPVKEGEDERAGRWKGKTKTECGIHEASRFAQFLKQDA, encoded by the coding sequence ATGAAAAGTTACCATTTGAACAATGACATTATTGTCACACAGGAACAGTTGGATCATTGGAACGAACAATTAGCCAAGTTGGAAACGGCACAAGAGATTATCGAATGGTCGCTAGTGGCTTTCCCACACCTTTTCCAAACCACTGCGTTTGGACTGACAGGTTTGGTCACCATCGACATGCTGTCGAAACTATCCGGGAAATACTATATGCCggaattattatttatagACACTTTGCACCATTTCCCACAGACTTTAACACTGAAGGATACAATCGAGCAAAAGTATTATCAGCCCCAGAAGCAAACTATCCATGTTTATAAGCCAGATGGATGCGACTCAGAGGCGGAATTTGCCTCGAAGTACGGTGATTTCCTATGGGAGAAAGACGACGATAAGTACGACTATTTGGCTAAAGTAGAACCTGCGCACCGTGCTTACAAAGAACTGCGCGTAAGTGCCGTCTTCACAGGCAGAAGAAAGTCGCAGGGTTCTGCTCGCTCTCAGTTGTCGCTGATTGAAATTGACGAGCTTAATGGGATCTTGAAGATAAATCCATTGATTAATTGGACATTCGAGCAAGTTAAACAATATATAGATGCAAACAATGTACCATACAATGAGCTTTTGGATCTCGGGTATAGATCCGTTGGTGATTACCATTCCACACAACCTGTAAAGGAaggtgaagatgaaagagCAGGAAGGTGGAAGGGCAAGACAAAGACTGAGTGTGGAATTCACGAAGCCAGTAGATTCGCCCAATTTCTAAAGCAAGACGCCTAG
- the NUT2 gene encoding mediator complex subunit NUT2, whose translation MLLTIVNQYLEQKQKIRIALHREEMNGNSNNREQLQQELGATQDQVASIIESFVELGVSIYDFPGTPEASKGMITNLQRNVDRLYKLNVRSNDPQSSLSKVDIPLEVVQYIEDGRNPDIYTREFVEAIRRSNQYQRGKMHGLKQLRDSLADKIVDEFPELQKPVEDIIKRTSPIDDSSTAHQ comes from the coding sequence ATGCTCTTAACTATTGTCAACCAATATCTagaacaaaagcaaaaaatacGTATAGCGCTGCATCGAGAAGAAATGAACGGTAACAGCAACAATAGAGAGCAATTACAACAAGAGTTGGGCGCCACACAGGACCAGGTGGCCTCGATTATTGAGTCGTTTGTCGAATTAGGCGTCTCCATTTATGACTTCCCTGGTACTCCCGAGGCCAGCAAGGGAATGATCACCAATTTACAAAGAAACGTGGACCGTTTGTACAAGTTGAATGTGAGAAGCAACGACCCCCAGTCAAGTCTGTCTAAGGTCGACATTCCCTTGGAAGTTGTGCAGTACATTGAGGACGGTCGTAATCCAGATATTTACACGAGAGAATTTGTCGAAGCTATAAGAAGATCGAACCAATACCAGAGGGGCAAGATGCACGGCTTGAAGCAGTTAAGAGACTCGCTGGCTGATAAGATCGTGGATGAATTTCCCGAGTTACAGAAGCCCGTCGAGGATATCATAAAGAGGACTTCTCCTATTGATGATTCTTCCACTGCTCATCAATaa
- the JIP5 gene encoding Jip5p, which yields MAKSKKQSDVVDSTNFPILELTSSKTPIFQSILHPELPIIITGFGTGHIVCHRYNPAELQLGLNRRRKLDAAALDNDPKSKSKTKKGTCLWTRLDIDVENGTLKSVETEDEEQQMEQSEALGVETLWKTRRHKGSVRAICFDAKGSCIFSIGTDNILKKADTMTGKVIKKVNLSSLFESEKKKNDKFTKLCISQTHPFILIGDESGDVHVLNSNNLTLTNTVHSIHFGDSINDIFHFDKKSVYKFISLGQTTLAYFDVRDKDAKPNTAENQDGKIMVSDDQEDEVLCGCFVDPEEADTLLCGMGEGIVTVWKPNKNDLVDQMSRIKISKDESIDCIVPTLQDDNCVWCGCSNGNIYKLNAKLGKVVEVRNHNSLDEVNFLDLDCEYRVVSGGLENIKIWELSNDDKKEEESLESDEDLASSDENDSDSNSEDDSSEESSSETEVTLVGLSKEELLDELDKDLNQQEEFAEEKESNQKSNKKRKLMKENSRKKELYEHGIKKFDDL from the coding sequence ATGGCGAAGAGTAAAAAACAATCAGATGTCGTTGATTCAACGAATTTCCCCATTTTAGAACTaacatcttcaaaaactccCATTTTCCAGTCTATTCTACATCCCGAACTCCCAATAATCATAACGGGATTCGGTACTGGTCATATCGTCTGTCACCGTTACAACCCAGCTGAGTTGCAATTGGGTTTAAATCGTAGACGTAAACTTGACGCTGCAGCATTGGATAACGACCCAAAGAGTAAGtccaaaacaaagaaaggtACTTGTCTCTGGACTAGATTAGACATAGATGTAGAGAATGGTACTTTAAAATCTGTCGAAACAGAGGACGAAGAACAACAAATGGAGCAAAGCGAAGCCTTGGGCGTGGAGACACTTTGGAAGACCAGAAGGCATAAAGGTAGTGTGCGTGCCATTTGCTTTGATGCGAAGGGTAGTTGTATCTTTTCTATTGGTACTGAtaacattttgaaaaaggctGATACTATGACCGGTAAAGTTATTAAAAAGGTGAACCTAAGTTCATTATTTGAGTCcgagaagaagaagaatgacAAGTTTACCAAACTATGCATCTCTCAAACTCATCCGTTTATATTGATAGGTGACGAATCTGGTGACGTTCATGTGCTGAATTCGAACAACTTGACTTTAACCAACACAGTCCATTCAATACATTTTGGTGACTCtattaatgatattttccattttgataaaaagTCCGTATACAAATTCATCTCCTTAGGCCAGACAACGTTAGCATATTTTGATGTCCGTGACAAAGATGCCAAACCAAACACAGCAGAAAACCAGGACGGCAAAATCATGGTTAGTGACGATCAGGAAGATGAAGTCCTTTGCGGTTGTTTCGTTGATCCCGAAGAGGCAGATACGCTTCTATGCGGGATGGGCGAAGGTATCGTCACCGTTTGGAAACCAAATAAGAATGACTTGGTAGATCAAATGAGTCGTATAAAAATCAGTAAGGATGAAAGTATTGATTGCATTGTTCCTACTTTGCAAGATGATAATTGTGTCTGGTGTGGTTGTTCCAATGGTAACATTTATAAGCTGAATGCCAAATTGGGGAAAGTTGTTGAAGTGAGAAATCATAACAGCCTTGACGAGgtcaatttcttggatttAGATTGCGAATACCGTGTTGTTTCTGGTGGCTTAGAAAACATCAAGATTTGGGAATTGTCAAATGATgacaaaaaggaagaggaaTCTTTAGAGTCCGATGAGGATCTTGCCAGTTCAGATGAAAACGACAGTGATAGTAACAGCGAAGATGACAGCTCCGAAGAAAGTTCTAGTGAAACTGAAGTCACGCTTGTCGGACTATCGAAAGAAGAGTTATTGGATGAGCTGGACAAAGACTTGAACCAACAAGAAGAGTTtgcagaagaaaaggagTCTAATCAAAAGAGcaataaaaagagaaaattgatgaaagaaaacagtaGAAAAAAGGAACTTTACGAACAtggaataaaaaaatttgatgatCTGTAA
- the BSP1 gene encoding Bsp1p, with amino-acid sequence MTQYERDPELVNFLSKVEDLDSKRYNSSSITNPSRQPLSPVNNDSPGHRNVRRANTTTTENEERRNRSANLAYRSAYNYEMTFSPKKTHYSLKELDLERATPNSNLNEPRPQNAKEFVISEEDYLLLQKMKASQSPNDYSCSKPSPSFRKDHRVPSRGRPRDKEIVTVQYDFDFQETARLPASSSSSSPTPPPMPTRRSHVQVIEDEEKPMLPIRPAKAEIVERPLRRITKLELPVPEPVKPKPPVSRSTKPTSFLSSLQDNKLTMANSHGSEVETPTKIVKNSHIDYLDSIQLKPATLSSTINNKPKPTPPSPPAKRLPRSESFIKSALNSNLTTTSKPSLPEKPQELRNAKLTVQRAKPSIPPKKVELNLALPDLRPVETSSTKQKFEHSMDLPKLRSSNRNVKKQEDDSIPEAIKNIQNLKKTKHEKPAIPQKKTFLANGLKPTAVETDGDVSKLKNNEPEALSLRNNLKKSPPKAPERKISMPEALRRIELMKKSKTEPALEPAKELSINARLDAIIASKNLRSSNTVPEFNSVKTTAKTSDDINVSKRDEAKETKPLVHVNKNRARGPRRKPPTHV; translated from the coding sequence ATGACCCAGTATGAACGTGACCCTGAGCTGGTGAATTTTTTGTCAAAAGTAGAAGACCTGGACTCTAAAAGATACAATAGTAGTTCAATCACGAATCCATCCAGACAACCCCTTTCGCCTGTGAACAACGACTCACCAGGACACAGGAACGTTAGGAGAGCCAATACAACGACAACCGAAAACGAAGAACGCAGGAACAGGTCGGCCAATTTAGCTTACCGATCTGCTTATAATTATGAAATGACATTCTCCCCCAAGAAAACTCACTACTCATTAAAAGAGCTGGATCTTGAACGGGCGACACCAAATTCGAATTTGAATGAACCTCGCCCTCAAAACGCAAAGGAATTTGTTATTTCCGAAGAGGATTATTTACTTTTACAGAAGATGAAAGCTTCTCAATCGCCTAATGATTATAGTTGCAGTAAACCATCACCTTCTTTTAGAAAGGACCATCGCGTGCCAAGTCGAGGCCGACCCAGAGACAAGGAAATAGTTACTGTTCAATATGATTTTGACTTCCAAGAGACAGCTCGTTTGCCCgcttcgtcttcttcttcctcacCCACACCACCACCAATGCCCACCAGGCGTAGCCATGTTCAAgtcattgaagatgaagagaaaCCAATGCTTCCAATAAGACCCGCTAAGGCGGAAATTGTCGAACGCCCGCTACGAAGGATCACTAAGCTGGAATTGCCGGTGCCTGAGCCCGTCAAGCCCAAACCGCCTGTTTCACGTTCCACGAAGCCGACAAGCTTTTTGAGCTCTTTGCAAGATAACAAGTTAACAATGGCAAATAGCCATGGTTCAGAAGTAGAGACACCTACGAAAATAGTAAAGAACTCTCACATTGACTACCTGGATTCCATACAATTAAAACCAGCCACTTTATCATCtacaataaataataaGCCTAAGCCTACACCACCTTCTCCCCCGGCGAAGAGGCTTCCCAGGTCTGAAAGCTTTATTAAGTCTGCATTGAATTCGAACTTAACGACAACATCTAAACCTTCTTTACCTGAAAAACCTCAGGAACTACGAAATGCAAAGCTGACCGTCCAAAGGGCAAAACCGAGCATACCGCCAAAGAAAGTAGAGCTAAACCTCGCGTTGCCTGACTTGCGTCCTGTAGAGACTTCTTCaacgaaacaaaaatttgaacATTCCATGGATTTACCTAAATTACGATCCAGTAACCGTAACGtcaagaaacaagaagatgataGCATTCCAGAAGcaattaaaaatattcagaacttaaaaaaaacaaaacatgAAAAGCCTGCAATTCcacagaagaaaacattCCTGGCCAATGGCTTAAAACCCACAGCAGTTGAAACCGACGGTGATGTGAGCAAGCTAAAAAACAATGAGCCGGAAGCTCTCTCGTTAAGAAATAATCTCAAAAAGAGCCCTCCAAAAGCACCAGAACGTAAGATTTCAATGCCAGAAGCATTACGAAGAATTgaattaatgaaaaaatccaaaactGAGCCCGCGCTGGAGCCTGCGAAGGAACTTAGTATAAACGCGAGATTGGATGCAATAATTGCGTCCAAGAATTTGAGGTCCTCCAATACTGTACCGGAGTTTAACAGTGTTAAAACCACTGCTAAGACTTCTGACGACATTAATGTATCCAAACGGGACGAAGCAAAGGAAACAAAACCCCTGGTACACGTTAATAAAAATAGGGCCCGTGGTCCTAGAAGAAAACCTCCCACACACGTATGA
- a CDS encoding pyridoxal 5'-phosphate synthase: MAWTSTLPVHLLNLIKNSKYVHVATCSKECIPSVALMNYIYVPGEKLFGQTDIKNDYIIFVTPENTQKFNNIKENPKVALLFHDWIIANNLSVGKESISETPTPTPVSQDEQRQSKLLNLLQELNQAELNQMSASIGGQTEIIDPGTEESKYYKDLILKANPDARAFIFEENTAVIKVRIDNARVSNNENRTMFLSNEKS, from the coding sequence ATGGCTTGGACTAGCACATTACCGGTACACCTATTGaatttgatcaaaaatTCCAAGTATGTTCACGTAGCTACCTGCTCTAAAGAGTGCATCCCCTCAGTGGCATTGATGAACTATATCTACGTACCAGGTGAAAAGTTGTTTGGTCAAACAGACATCAAAAACGATTACATTATATTTGTTACTCCCGAGAATACGCAAAAGTTTAATAACATCAAGGAAAACCCTAAAGTGGCTTTACTATTTCATGACTGGATCATCGCTAATAATTTGTCAGTTGGGAAGGAAAGCATATCAGAGACTCCAACCCCAACACCAGTTTCTCAAGACGAACAACGCCAAAGTAAGCTTCTGAATTTGTTGCAAGAACTTAACCAAGCTGAATTGAACCAGATGAGTGCGTCTATCGGGGGCCAAACTGAAATCATAGATCCAGGAACTGAAGAATCAAAGTACTACAAGGACTTAATACTAAAGGCCAACCCTGACGCTAGAGCCTTtatatttgaagaaaacactGCTGTAATTAAAGTTAGAATTGACAACGCTAGAGTGTCCAATAATGAGAACAGAACAATGTTTTTAAGTAACGAAAAAAGTTGA